The following proteins are co-located in the Heliorestis convoluta genome:
- the dprA gene encoding DNA-processing protein DprA: MHILSESERTYWLALASLPAIGARRFHSIIEHFGSPQAAWLAPEKDWDGVAGMSLSRWQKTLQYRRKDYLSSFLERIYYGGIEALTLQDERYPELLRSIPDPPPVLYMKGQIQERDKVNIAIVGTRKATPYGEKVCSQLTEELVQQERTIVSGLARGIDAIAHRTALEKGGRTIAVLACGLDKIYPKAHEALAAAITERGALISEYPPGSPAEPGKFPARNRIISGLSQGVLVIEAGEKSGALITADQALEQGREVFAVPGPITSSQSKGTHRLIQQGAKLVTSIEDILSEVQIQFNFLAKPKQEIDLEPNEKKLLSHLDWEGKTIDQLIHCTGLKGPEIAVLLTHLEMKGMIKSLPGGGHFVSLL, translated from the coding sequence ATGCATATACTTTCGGAAAGCGAGCGGACGTACTGGTTGGCACTGGCTTCTTTACCTGCCATTGGTGCTAGACGTTTTCATAGTATTATAGAACATTTTGGTTCGCCCCAGGCTGCCTGGTTGGCTCCGGAAAAAGATTGGGACGGCGTAGCAGGAATGTCTTTGTCACGTTGGCAAAAAACATTACAATATCGTAGAAAGGATTATTTATCTTCCTTCTTGGAACGTATATATTATGGAGGCATTGAGGCACTGACTTTACAAGATGAGCGCTATCCTGAATTGTTACGTTCTATCCCTGATCCGCCACCGGTCTTATATATGAAAGGTCAAATTCAGGAGAGAGATAAAGTTAATATAGCGATTGTAGGTACCCGAAAAGCAACACCTTATGGTGAAAAAGTTTGTTCTCAATTGACAGAAGAACTGGTTCAACAAGAGCGGACGATTGTTAGTGGACTAGCCAGAGGAATTGATGCGATTGCCCATCGTACAGCATTGGAAAAAGGAGGGCGTACCATTGCCGTTTTGGCTTGCGGCCTTGATAAAATATATCCAAAAGCGCACGAAGCATTGGCAGCAGCTATAACGGAGAGAGGTGCATTAATCAGTGAGTATCCTCCTGGATCGCCTGCAGAACCAGGTAAGTTTCCAGCTCGCAATCGAATTATATCAGGTCTTTCTCAAGGCGTTCTGGTTATTGAAGCAGGGGAAAAGTCCGGAGCCTTAATCACGGCCGATCAAGCCTTAGAACAAGGCAGAGAAGTATTTGCCGTGCCTGGACCGATTACTTCATCACAAAGCAAAGGGACACATCGCTTAATTCAGCAAGGCGCCAAACTCGTTACTTCTATTGAAGATATTCTTTCAGAAGTACAAATACAGTTTAACTTTCTAGCGAAGCCGAAGCAAGAAATTGATCTTGAACCGAATGAGAAGAAGCTTTTATCTCATCTTGATTGGGAAGGTAAGACTATCGATCAATTGATCCATTGTACAGGTCTAAAAGGACCAGAAATAGCTGTTTTATTGACCCATTTAGAAATGAAAGGAATGATCAAATCACTGCCGGGAGGGGGGCACTTTGTCTCTTTGCTTTAA
- the topA gene encoding type I DNA topoisomerase — protein MSDKVLVIVESPAKAKTIGKFLGRRYQVKASMGHVRDLPKSQFGVDVESDFAPKYITIRGKGDLLKELRSAAKKSTKILLGPDPDREGEAIAWHLAHILGVEEQALCRIEFNEITKKAIQSAVKNPRTIDFDRVEAQQARRILDRLVGYNLSPLLWRKIRKGLSAGRVQSVAVRLICDREEEIQDFKPEEYWSLTATFEAAKGTILAKLQRQGDKKIEITSQEQMNLILAEIEEKPFYVSEVKKREKKRNPAPPFTTSSLQQEAYRKLGFTARRTMMVAQQLYEGIDLGQEGTVGLITYIRTDSVRISEDAIEESRSYIESRFGKEYVPTEARRFETKGKAQNAHEAIRPTSIEHEPEKIKSAVTTDQYKLYKLIFERFTASQMSSAVMDTTTVDIAVESYLFRASGSVMKFPGFMKVYIEGKDDDTKEETGLLPEVEVKEKLELKDLEPKQHFTQPPPRYTEATLVKVLEEKGVGRPSTYAPIIETVVARGYVLREEKQFFPTELGEVVVELLKEHFPEILDVEFTATMESKLDQIEEGAAEWREVLRQFYSPFQERLEEAEEKIGSIELTVEVSDQECENCGAQMIVKQGRFGKFLACPRFPECRYTKPLLEEIGVPCPKCDGAIVLRRTKKGRKFYGCANYPDCDYVSWERPTDIPCPQCKTLLVQKESKKLGTRRVCLSEGCGYEEIVVAEDGEEMEQKEATK, from the coding sequence TTGTCTGATAAAGTACTTGTCATCGTTGAATCTCCTGCAAAGGCCAAGACGATTGGGAAATTTTTAGGTAGACGGTATCAGGTGAAAGCGTCTATGGGGCATGTGCGCGATCTACCGAAAAGTCAGTTTGGAGTGGATGTTGAAAGTGACTTTGCTCCAAAATATATCACCATTCGTGGCAAGGGAGATTTGTTGAAAGAATTACGTAGCGCGGCCAAAAAATCTACCAAAATTCTCCTAGGGCCTGACCCGGATCGGGAAGGAGAAGCGATTGCATGGCACTTGGCGCACATTCTTGGTGTAGAAGAGCAAGCCTTATGTCGCATTGAATTTAATGAAATTACCAAAAAGGCAATTCAAAGTGCAGTAAAAAATCCAAGAACCATTGATTTTGACCGCGTAGAAGCGCAACAGGCTCGTCGAATTCTGGATCGACTTGTTGGCTATAACCTCAGCCCCTTACTATGGAGAAAAATTCGCAAGGGACTTTCTGCGGGAAGAGTACAGTCTGTAGCCGTACGACTCATATGTGATCGAGAAGAAGAAATTCAAGACTTTAAACCAGAAGAATACTGGTCTTTAACGGCTACCTTTGAAGCAGCGAAAGGTACAATTTTGGCGAAGCTGCAACGACAAGGTGACAAAAAAATTGAAATAACCAGTCAAGAGCAGATGAATCTAATCTTAGCCGAAATTGAGGAAAAACCTTTCTATGTTTCCGAAGTAAAAAAGCGTGAGAAAAAAAGAAACCCAGCACCTCCTTTCACAACGAGCTCTCTACAGCAGGAAGCCTATCGCAAGCTTGGTTTCACAGCTCGTCGTACCATGATGGTGGCGCAACAATTATATGAAGGCATTGATCTGGGGCAAGAGGGCACTGTCGGTTTGATTACCTATATTCGAACCGACTCTGTACGAATCTCTGAAGATGCCATAGAAGAATCGCGTTCTTATATTGAAAGTCGATTTGGCAAGGAATACGTACCGACTGAAGCAAGACGATTTGAAACAAAAGGAAAAGCGCAAAATGCCCACGAAGCAATTAGACCAACTTCTATAGAACATGAACCAGAAAAAATTAAATCTGCAGTTACGACAGATCAATATAAATTGTATAAACTTATTTTTGAACGATTTACAGCTAGCCAGATGAGCTCTGCTGTTATGGATACAACGACTGTCGATATTGCTGTAGAGAGTTACCTCTTTCGAGCTTCAGGCTCCGTTATGAAGTTTCCAGGCTTTATGAAAGTTTATATTGAAGGGAAAGACGACGATACCAAAGAAGAAACGGGCCTTCTTCCAGAAGTAGAAGTTAAAGAAAAGCTAGAACTAAAAGATCTAGAACCGAAGCAACACTTTACACAACCACCGCCACGGTATACGGAAGCAACACTAGTAAAGGTATTGGAAGAAAAAGGGGTCGGTCGACCTTCCACCTATGCACCGATTATCGAAACAGTAGTAGCACGAGGTTATGTCCTTCGAGAAGAAAAGCAGTTTTTCCCAACAGAGCTTGGAGAAGTTGTTGTAGAGCTACTGAAAGAACATTTTCCAGAAATTCTTGACGTAGAGTTCACAGCTACCATGGAAAGTAAGCTTGACCAAATAGAAGAAGGTGCCGCTGAATGGCGAGAAGTACTTCGACAATTCTACAGCCCCTTCCAAGAGCGTTTGGAGGAAGCTGAAGAAAAAATAGGTTCTATTGAACTCACAGTAGAGGTAAGCGATCAGGAATGTGAAAATTGTGGTGCACAAATGATTGTTAAGCAAGGGCGTTTTGGTAAGTTTTTGGCTTGTCCTCGTTTTCCAGAATGTCGCTACACCAAGCCATTGCTTGAAGAAATTGGTGTACCTTGCCCAAAGTGTGATGGTGCTATTGTTTTGCGACGAACCAAAAAAGGTCGCAAATTTTATGGTTGTGCTAACTATCCCGATTGTGACTATGTATCATGGGAACGCCCGACCGATATACCGTGCCCACAGTGTAAAACGCTTCTAGTGCAAAAAGAGTCTAAAAAATTAGGCACTCGTAGAGTCTGCCTTTCTGAAGGGTGCGGCTATGAAGAAATTGTAGTTGCAGAAGATGGAGAAGAAATGGAACAGAAAGAGGCTACGAAATAG
- the trmFO gene encoding FADH(2)-oxidizing methylenetetrahydrofolate--tRNA-(uracil(54)-C(5))-methyltransferase TrmFO: MKVTIIGAGLAGAEAAWQVAQRGIAVQLIEMRPQQMTAAHKSGDFAELVCSNSLRSASIENAVGLLKEELRQLGSLIMEAADAEAVPAGGALAVDRHKFSATITHKVTEHPLIEVIREESATIPSEGITIIASGPLTSTALSEEIGRLTGTEYLYFYDAAAPIVDAETVNQEIAFWASRYDKGDADYLNCPMTEEEYERFYQALITAEVVPLKEFEKEIFFEGCMPVEVMAQRGRETLTFGPLKPVGLYDKRTGKRPYAVVQLRKENREGTMLNLVGFQTHLKWPEQKRVFSLIPGLEKAEYIRYGVMHRNTFINSPLLLKPTYQLAKKETIFFAGQITGVEGYIESTASGFVAGLNAARLAQGMELLTFPQETALGALAHYITTADAKNFQPMNVNYGLFPPLPGKVKGKSMRQKKHSERALDSIQSFMSQKSL; this comes from the coding sequence GTGAAAGTAACCATAATTGGAGCTGGATTGGCTGGTGCAGAAGCGGCCTGGCAAGTGGCACAACGAGGGATTGCTGTACAACTCATAGAAATGCGTCCACAACAAATGACAGCAGCGCACAAATCAGGAGATTTTGCAGAATTAGTTTGTTCAAATTCTTTACGAAGCGCCTCTATTGAAAATGCTGTTGGACTATTGAAAGAAGAATTGCGTCAATTAGGTTCACTTATTATGGAAGCTGCAGATGCAGAAGCCGTGCCAGCAGGAGGTGCTCTTGCTGTAGATCGTCATAAGTTTTCTGCTACTATCACCCATAAAGTGACAGAGCACCCTTTAATCGAGGTGATTCGAGAAGAAAGCGCAACCATACCTTCAGAAGGTATTACCATTATAGCTTCAGGACCTCTTACATCTACAGCTTTGTCAGAAGAGATTGGAAGACTAACAGGTACAGAGTATCTCTATTTTTACGATGCAGCTGCGCCTATTGTAGATGCTGAAACGGTGAACCAAGAAATTGCTTTTTGGGCTTCTCGCTATGACAAAGGCGATGCTGATTACTTAAACTGCCCAATGACAGAAGAGGAATATGAGCGTTTTTATCAGGCTTTGATTACAGCGGAAGTCGTTCCACTCAAAGAATTTGAAAAAGAGATATTTTTTGAAGGTTGTATGCCCGTAGAAGTGATGGCACAAAGAGGTCGTGAGACTTTGACCTTTGGTCCCTTAAAGCCTGTAGGCCTTTACGATAAACGTACAGGTAAGAGACCCTATGCTGTCGTACAACTGCGCAAAGAAAACCGAGAAGGTACGATGCTTAATCTAGTAGGATTTCAAACTCACTTAAAATGGCCAGAGCAAAAAAGAGTTTTCTCGCTTATTCCAGGCTTAGAAAAGGCTGAATATATTCGTTACGGTGTTATGCACCGCAACACTTTCATCAATAGTCCCTTGCTACTAAAGCCTACTTATCAACTTGCTAAAAAAGAGACCATATTTTTCGCAGGTCAAATAACGGGTGTGGAAGGATATATTGAGTCGACAGCATCAGGCTTTGTGGCGGGCTTAAATGCTGCTCGTTTAGCCCAGGGTATGGAGTTGTTGACATTTCCACAAGAAACAGCCTTGGGGGCTTTAGCCCATTATATAACCACAGCTGACGCAAAGAACTTTCAACCTATGAATGTAAACTACGGGCTTTTCCCACCTTTGCCGGGTAAAGTAAAAGGCAAAAGTATGCGTCAAAAAAAGCACAGTGAGCGAGCTTTAGACTCAATCCAATCGTTTATGTCACAGAAGAGTCTATAG
- the hslV gene encoding ATP-dependent protease subunit HslV gives MKMKGTTIVAVKKGKQVAVAGDGQITFGDKTVMKGSARKVRRLYQGKVIAGIAGSVADALTLLDKLESKIQEYRGNLLRASVELAKEWRTDRYLRHLEAMIIAADQDQLLILSGNGEVIEPDDGVAAIGSGGAYALSAARALVRHTDLSAGEAAKNALEIAAEICVYTNNHITLEVIERAEL, from the coding sequence ATGAAAATGAAAGGCACTACCATTGTAGCCGTCAAAAAAGGGAAACAAGTTGCCGTGGCTGGTGACGGCCAGATTACATTTGGTGATAAAACAGTGATGAAAGGTTCGGCCAGAAAAGTTCGACGACTTTATCAAGGGAAAGTGATTGCAGGCATCGCTGGTTCTGTGGCCGATGCCCTTACATTGCTAGACAAACTAGAATCAAAAATACAAGAATATCGTGGCAACTTACTACGCGCATCTGTTGAATTGGCGAAAGAATGGCGCACTGACCGTTATCTTCGCCATTTAGAAGCGATGATTATTGCAGCCGATCAAGATCAATTATTGATATTATCGGGCAATGGAGAAGTGATAGAACCTGATGATGGTGTAGCTGCCATTGGCTCAGGGGGAGCCTATGCCTTATCAGCCGCACGAGCTTTGGTTAGACATACAGACTTGTCAGCAGGAGAAGCAGCGAAAAATGCATTGGAAATTGCTGCTGAGATATGTGTTTATACGAACAATCATATTACCTTAGAAGTAATAGAAAGGGCGGAGTTGTAA
- the hslU gene encoding ATP-dependent protease ATPase subunit HslU: protein MDGENLTPIQIVEELDRYIVGQRLAKKAVAIALRNRYRRKRLPSHLQEDITPKNILMIGPTGVGKTEIARRLARLVQAPFIKVEATKFTEVGYVGRDVESMVRDLVETSIRMVKAEKLEEVQGAAEKEAEERLVELLVPQPRTNRTMTNPFEMLFGSQQQQSNKTTPVEPDLQEKRSIVRQKLKRMELEDQMVEVEVEENINPFGDIMGSNGLDDMGLNNIQNMLGQVFPKNRKRRRVAVRDARRILALQEAQKLIDIEAVNREAIEKAEQSGIIFLDEIDKIASKEGGQGADVSRGGVQRDILPIVEGSTVMTKYGPVKTDHILFIAAGAFHVSKPSDLIPELQGRFPLRVELEALSQKDFQRILTEPENSLLKQYIALLSTEDVELQFAEEGIDAIASIAYRVNAQTENIGARRLHTILEKVLEDISFQAPNMIEKSIIIDRSYVESRLEDIVEKEDLSRYIL, encoded by the coding sequence ATGGATGGCGAAAACCTTACCCCAATTCAAATTGTAGAAGAGCTTGATCGTTATATTGTAGGGCAGCGATTGGCCAAAAAAGCGGTAGCCATTGCACTACGGAATCGTTATCGTCGTAAACGATTGCCCTCTCATCTTCAAGAAGATATAACACCGAAAAATATACTTATGATTGGGCCCACTGGTGTAGGTAAGACAGAAATTGCACGACGACTGGCAAGGCTTGTACAGGCGCCTTTTATCAAAGTGGAAGCAACCAAATTTACAGAAGTCGGTTATGTTGGTAGAGACGTAGAATCAATGGTTCGCGATCTTGTTGAGACATCGATTCGTATGGTAAAAGCAGAAAAATTAGAAGAAGTGCAAGGGGCTGCGGAAAAAGAAGCGGAAGAGAGACTGGTAGAACTACTTGTTCCGCAACCTCGAACAAATAGAACAATGACCAACCCTTTTGAGATGCTTTTTGGTTCACAGCAACAACAAAGCAATAAGACAACGCCTGTAGAGCCTGATCTTCAAGAAAAACGTTCCATCGTTCGACAAAAACTGAAACGCATGGAATTAGAAGATCAGATGGTAGAAGTGGAAGTTGAAGAAAACATAAATCCTTTTGGTGATATCATGGGCTCAAATGGCTTAGACGATATGGGTCTTAATAATATTCAAAATATGCTTGGTCAGGTCTTCCCCAAAAACAGAAAGCGTAGACGTGTAGCTGTTCGTGATGCTCGCAGAATCTTAGCCCTACAAGAAGCACAAAAACTGATTGATATAGAAGCCGTCAATAGAGAAGCTATTGAAAAAGCAGAACAATCAGGAATTATTTTTTTAGATGAAATCGATAAAATCGCATCAAAAGAAGGTGGCCAGGGCGCCGATGTCTCTCGTGGTGGTGTACAACGAGATATTCTACCTATTGTTGAAGGCTCTACGGTGATGACCAAGTATGGACCTGTAAAAACGGACCACATCCTTTTTATCGCAGCGGGTGCTTTTCATGTCTCTAAGCCTTCTGATCTTATTCCCGAATTACAAGGTCGCTTTCCTTTGCGAGTGGAATTAGAAGCATTGAGTCAAAAAGACTTTCAAAGAATCTTAACAGAACCAGAAAACTCCCTATTAAAGCAGTATATAGCTTTGCTGTCTACGGAAGATGTTGAGCTACAATTTGCAGAAGAAGGCATTGATGCGATTGCTTCCATTGCCTATCGCGTTAATGCTCAGACTGAAAACATCGGTGCACGTAGATTGCATACAATTTTAGAGAAAGTATTAGAAGACATATCTTTTCAAGCACCGAATATGATCGAAAAAAGTATTATCATTGATCGATCCTATGTAGAGTCTCGATTGGAAGATATCGTAGAAAAAGAAGATTTAAGTAGATATATTTTGTGA
- the codY gene encoding GTP-sensing pleiotropic transcriptional regulator CodY, protein MRTLLEKTRTVNKLIQKNAGHPVNFDEMAKITSELINANCYIIGRRGKILGFSFMPHFNCRIMADIVHHSERFPESYNQDLMRISETQANFCQVTNSCVFNYGETCSYGHKLMTVTPILGGGQRLGTLVLAKYNEEFTDEDLILAEYASTVVGMEVLRSKAERMEEEARKKAAVQIAIGTLSYSELEAVEHIFSELEGNEGLLVASKIADRVGITRSVIVNALRKFESAGVIESKSLGMKGTYIRILNDNLLDELEKLRH, encoded by the coding sequence ATGCGGACCTTATTGGAGAAGACACGAACCGTAAATAAACTAATACAAAAAAATGCAGGACATCCCGTAAATTTTGACGAAATGGCTAAGATAACAAGCGAACTGATTAATGCGAACTGCTACATTATAGGTCGACGCGGAAAGATCCTTGGCTTTTCTTTTATGCCTCATTTTAACTGTCGAATCATGGCTGATATTGTACATCACTCTGAACGTTTTCCCGAAAGTTACAATCAAGACTTAATGCGTATAAGTGAGACACAAGCTAATTTTTGTCAAGTAACGAATTCTTGTGTCTTCAATTATGGAGAGACTTGCTCTTATGGTCATAAATTAATGACTGTAACTCCTATATTAGGTGGTGGGCAACGACTGGGAACGCTTGTATTAGCAAAATACAATGAAGAATTTACGGATGAAGATCTGATCTTAGCAGAATATGCTTCCACAGTCGTAGGTATGGAAGTTCTTCGATCCAAAGCGGAACGAATGGAAGAAGAAGCTCGTAAAAAAGCAGCCGTACAAATTGCTATAGGGACCTTGTCTTACAGTGAGTTAGAAGCTGTTGAGCATATCTTCTCTGAACTTGAAGGGAACGAAGGTCTACTGGTAGCATCGAAGATCGCGGATCGAGTTGGTATAACTCGTTCTGTCATTGTAAACGCTTTACGTAAATTTGAGAGTGCTGGTGTAATAGAGTCAAAATCACTAGGCATGAAGGGCACTTATATTCGAATTCTTAATGACAATCTATTAGATGAACTAGAAAAATTGCGTCATTGA
- the flgB gene encoding flagellar basal body rod protein FlgB, with product MRFFDTASTNLLEKGLDAAALRHRVIADNIANVDTPGYKRKEVHFEQELAQKLSHSSMMRLEGTVNNKRHISLGHFSTDNLKGNIIDTGQQKYRNDENNVDIDKEMTMLAKNTLWYDAMLTQIARRLSGLKTVIKEVR from the coding sequence ATGAGATTTTTTGATACAGCATCAACAAACTTGCTAGAGAAAGGGTTAGACGCAGCAGCCTTACGTCATAGGGTTATTGCAGATAACATTGCCAATGTAGATACACCAGGATATAAAAGAAAAGAAGTTCATTTTGAGCAAGAGCTTGCACAGAAGCTTTCTCATTCCTCTATGATGAGACTAGAGGGAACCGTGAACAACAAGAGACATATTTCCCTAGGCCATTTCTCTACAGATAATCTCAAAGGCAATATTATTGACACCGGTCAGCAAAAGTATCGTAATGATGAAAATAATGTAGATATTGACAAAGAAATGACCATGCTTGCTAAGAATACCTTGTGGTACGATGCAATGCTTACTCAAATTGCACGACGTCTATCGGGTTTAAAAACGGTTATAAAGGAGGTTCGTTAG
- the flgC gene encoding flagellar basal body rod protein FlgC, producing the protein MKFLSSMDTSASALTAQRLRMDIIANNLANVNTTRSGNVDAEGNVLPYRRQTALFAARPAHEAASFATTLTKAEERLTAPGAGVRVVGIVEDQKPFKMVYDPDHPDAIREGPEAGYVRMPNVNTVTEMVDMISATRAYEANITAINSAKTLAMKALEIGRG; encoded by the coding sequence ATGAAATTTCTGAGTTCTATGGATACGAGTGCCTCTGCGTTAACAGCGCAAAGACTTCGTATGGATATCATTGCTAACAACCTAGCCAACGTTAACACAACTCGTTCTGGTAATGTCGATGCAGAAGGCAATGTATTGCCCTATCGGCGTCAAACAGCTCTTTTTGCAGCAAGGCCTGCTCATGAAGCAGCTTCTTTTGCTACTACTTTAACCAAAGCAGAAGAACGATTAACGGCGCCTGGAGCGGGTGTCCGCGTCGTCGGTATCGTAGAAGATCAGAAACCATTCAAAATGGTCTACGATCCTGATCATCCAGACGCAATACGAGAAGGACCTGAGGCAGGGTATGTTCGCATGCCCAATGTGAATACAGTAACGGAAATGGTAGATATGATTTCTGCTACGAGAGCCTATGAAGCCAATATTACAGCTATTAACTCGGCAAAAACCCTGGCTATGAAAGCACTGGAAATCGGAAGAGGCTAG
- the fliE gene encoding flagellar hook-basal body complex protein FliE, which yields MKGLPIAQNQLLPYQSLLQNGQPKGEAVGGKSFSAFLKDSIDSVNQLHSESSRQTKALVSGQTENIHEVMIAAEKASIATSMTLQVRNKVMEAYQEIMRMQV from the coding sequence ATGAAAGGGCTGCCCATTGCTCAGAATCAGTTATTACCCTATCAAAGTCTGCTCCAAAATGGACAGCCAAAAGGGGAAGCTGTAGGGGGAAAAAGCTTTTCGGCTTTTCTAAAAGATTCGATTGACAGTGTGAACCAATTGCATAGCGAGTCAAGTCGTCAAACAAAAGCGCTTGTTTCCGGTCAAACAGAAAATATTCACGAAGTTATGATTGCAGCAGAAAAAGCTAGTATTGCTACTTCAATGACCTTACAAGTGCGCAATAAAGTTATGGAAGCTTATCAAGAAATTATGAGGATGCAGGTATAA
- the fliF gene encoding flagellar basal-body MS-ring/collar protein FliF, producing the protein MNEIYERLRTQLNELLNRLTKQQKIILAGSIFAVFFTILAFVFIAGRPDYVPLFSRLDPTDAGAIRARLMEMNRDFKISDDGTTIYVPSKDQANLRLELANAGLPRGTGWGFETFSESRFSETEREREIRLKVATETELARTLQNIPGVDNARVMIVPSTDSLFRENSTDATASVMLIMRPFSQLEDNQIRGIVHIVSRSVKSLKPENVTVVDQNGIVLSEGLFNDDFASLQLDGLTKHQIDAKRQFERHLEQKAQEMLNRVVGPGNAVVKVATELDFSQQETRDSQYGRPVGPLSTREIYESGEGSTGGAAPGVDANIPMQQEMEAGTSRYERSDIIINNEIPRTETHIITPPGSVINRLTVSVMIDSNRIDGEFDDIKQQQFEQAVARAVGIQYPIVEPVPGGRVEQISVVAMPFDRSATEELNRLLAEEATMRNWILIGAAVAGLLLVLASVFFIRKALAKKKEEEKPVEAIREEPLEDIAPPPLEAQLSPEERERIKIREQIEELTEKDPEAVARLLKTWLAEDSR; encoded by the coding sequence ATGAATGAAATATACGAAAGACTGCGCACTCAACTGAATGAGCTTCTTAACAGATTGACAAAGCAGCAGAAAATCATTCTTGCTGGATCGATTTTTGCTGTTTTTTTTACGATACTTGCTTTTGTTTTCATTGCAGGACGTCCTGATTATGTGCCTCTATTTTCTCGTCTTGATCCGACCGATGCCGGAGCCATTCGAGCAAGATTGATGGAAATGAATAGAGATTTTAAGATATCTGATGATGGCACAACCATTTATGTGCCCTCTAAAGATCAAGCCAATTTACGATTGGAGCTGGCCAACGCCGGATTGCCTCGAGGCACAGGATGGGGTTTTGAGACTTTTAGTGAGAGTCGCTTTAGTGAAACAGAACGAGAAAGAGAGATTCGCCTTAAAGTTGCAACGGAGACAGAGCTAGCAAGAACACTGCAAAATATTCCCGGGGTAGACAATGCACGTGTTATGATTGTCCCTTCTACAGATTCTCTCTTCCGAGAGAATTCTACTGATGCCACAGCCTCTGTTATGCTAATCATGAGACCGTTCAGTCAATTAGAAGACAATCAAATTAGAGGGATTGTTCACATTGTATCGCGAAGTGTAAAGTCCTTAAAGCCAGAAAACGTAACCGTTGTAGACCAAAATGGTATAGTATTAAGTGAAGGTCTTTTTAATGATGACTTTGCAAGCCTACAATTAGATGGCCTTACGAAGCATCAGATTGATGCGAAGCGTCAATTTGAAAGGCATTTAGAACAAAAAGCTCAGGAAATGCTGAATCGCGTTGTCGGACCAGGCAATGCTGTTGTTAAAGTAGCTACAGAACTTGACTTTTCTCAACAAGAGACAAGAGACTCTCAGTATGGCAGGCCTGTAGGACCTCTCTCAACTCGCGAAATTTATGAGAGTGGAGAAGGAAGTACGGGTGGAGCTGCGCCGGGTGTAGATGCCAATATTCCGATGCAACAGGAGATGGAAGCCGGCACAAGTCGTTATGAGAGATCCGATATTATTATTAACAATGAAATTCCAAGAACAGAAACTCATATTATTACACCACCTGGATCGGTAATCAATCGACTCACTGTCTCGGTGATGATTGATAGCAACCGAATTGATGGGGAATTTGACGATATAAAGCAACAACAGTTTGAGCAGGCTGTAGCAAGAGCTGTTGGAATTCAATATCCGATTGTAGAGCCTGTGCCAGGTGGACGGGTTGAGCAAATCAGTGTCGTTGCTATGCCTTTTGATCGCTCTGCAACGGAGGAACTAAATCGTCTTTTAGCAGAAGAAGCAACGATGAGAAACTGGATTCTTATAGGTGCCGCTGTAGCAGGACTGCTACTTGTTCTTGCTTCTGTCTTTTTCATTCGCAAAGCTTTGGCGAAGAAAAAAGAAGAAGAAAAACCAGTTGAAGCAATAAGAGAAGAACCATTGGAAGACATAGCACCACCACCGTTGGAAGCACAATTGTCGCCTGAAGAACGAGAAAGAATCAAGATTCGAGAGCAAATAGAAGAATTGACAGAAAAGGATCCAGAAGCGGTCGCGCGCTTACTAAAAACATGGTTAGCTGAAGACTCGAGGTGA